In a genomic window of Vigna angularis cultivar LongXiaoDou No.4 chromosome 6, ASM1680809v1, whole genome shotgun sequence:
- the LOC108342394 gene encoding glutathione S-transferase F9: protein MVVKVYGPDYGSSKGVIVCLIEKEVEFETVHVDGFKGEHKQPEYLKLQPFGLMPVVEDGDYVLYESRAILRYYAEKYKNQGTNLLGKTMEERGLVEQWLEVEGHNYTPPIYNLIKMYFASVLSGEAMDPKAIKENEKKLGKVLDIYEKRLSETKYLAGDFFSLADLNHLQFTSYLVNEMERGFMVRERKNVSRWWDDISSRPSWKKVLHSYKNAYDGLKEMNVIAP from the exons ATGGTGGTGAAGGTGTATGGCCCAGACTATGGAAGCTCTAAGGGAGTGATAGTGTGTCTGATTGAGAAGGAAGTTGAGTTTGAAACTGTGCATGTTGATGGCTTTAAGGGAGAACACAAACAGCCCGAATATCTCAAGTTGCag CCCTTTGGACTGATGCCTGTTGTTGAAGATGGGGATTATGTTCTTTATG AATCACGGGCAATACTGAGGTATTATGCAGAAAAGTACAAAAATCAAGGGACGAATTTGTTGGGAAAGACAATGGAAGAGAGAGGGCTTGTGGAACAATGGCTTGAAGTTGAAGGGCATAACTATACTCCACCGATCTACAACTTGATCAAAATGTACTTTGCTTCTGTACTAAGTGGTGAAGCAATGGACCCAAAGGCCATTaaagagaatgagaaaaagCTCGGAAAAGTGCTTGACATTTATGAAAAGAGGCTATCCGAGACAAAGTACTTAGCAGGGGATTTCTTCAGTCTTGCTGATCTTAACCATCTTCAATTTACTTCTTATTTGGTGAATGAAATGGAAAGAGGGTTTATGGTTAGAGAAAGGAAGAATGTGAGTCGTTGGTGGGATGATATTAGCAGCAGACCCTCTTGGAAGAAGGTTCTTCACTCCTACAAAAATGCTTATGATGGGCTTAAGGAGATGAACGTAATAGCGCCTTAG